AGATGGCAGCCCCAACCcagggaagagggggaaaaaatccagtcccagctcccaatcttatgaagaactgCAGAGCCAGCGGATCCTGGCCAACGtcagagagaggcagaggaCTCAGTCACTCAACGAAGCTTTTGCCGCCTTGAGGAAAATCATCCCCACTTTGCCCTCGGACAAACTCAGTAAAATCCAGACCCTCAAGCTGGCAGCACGGTATATAGACTTCCTCTACCAGGTGCTACAGAGCGACGAGATGGACAGTAAGATGACGAGCTGCAGTTACGTGGCTCACGAGAGGCTGAGTTATGCCTTCTCCGTATGGAGGATGGAGGGAGCCTGGTCCATGTCAGCCTCCCACTAGCCACCGCCCGGGCCAGGCCAGCCCAGCTGCCGAAGGGGTAGGTACCCGTTTCTCTTCTCCTAGATGATGCTCTTGTGTCCTCTGTGGGATGGGGGTCCTGTGGCTTCCTCTTTTGGGGAAGCTTTTGGCTTGGTCCTGTGCGGGGAGAGGTGGCACGGCTTGGTTGGGGCTCAAGGGTGCTGCTGGGCGAGGGGTTTGGGGTCACTGACCTGGACGTGAGACGGGCAGTGTAGATGTGTCTAGCcccctcctgcttccccatgccagagaaaattaaaaaaccttccaggcagacaaaaaaaaaaaaaaatcagatatgccccattttttgaaagaaatgggCATGTTTCTATGCTGTAAGGATGGGGGAGCTGAGAAGGGAccagcacccagagctgggTCGGGGGGGAAAACCATCGTTGCATGAGATTTCCCAGAAAGTGCTGCTTCAGGGAAAGGTTTTAAGCAAGGAAAAGGCAATTCGTACAACAGGCTGACAAGGGGAtctgaaacagctgctgctgctcctctcctcgGGCAGCTacacccaaaaaacccagcagcaagCCATCGGCTCCTGAGGCAGCCGCGT
This is a stretch of genomic DNA from Apus apus isolate bApuApu2 chromosome 6, bApuApu2.pri.cur, whole genome shotgun sequence. It encodes these proteins:
- the TWIST2 gene encoding twist-related protein 2; the encoded protein is MEESSSSPVSPVDSLGTSEEELERQPKRFGRKRRYSKKSSEDGSPNPGKRGKKSSPSSQSYEELQSQRILANVRERQRTQSLNEAFAALRKIIPTLPSDKLSKIQTLKLAARYIDFLYQVLQSDEMDSKMTSCSYVAHERLSYAFSVWRMEGAWSMSASH